Proteins from one Bradyrhizobium amphicarpaeae genomic window:
- the hemE gene encoding uroporphyrinogen decarboxylase: protein MTIIVVDQHRKRRLTQSFPVNPFLEVLSGRRQPVPPLWMMRQAGRYLPEYRDVRARAGGFLDLCFTPDLAAEVTLQPIRRFNFDAAIIFSDILVVPYALGRDVRFEVGEGPRLDPLDTPDKVGTLSSTGDLTKLEPVFEALRRVRRELDPKIALIGFCGAPWTVATYMVAGHGTPDQAPARMMAYRHPEAFAQIIDTIVENSIHYLLGQLAAGADVLQIFDTWAGVLPPREFRRWSVEPTRRIVEGVRRQVPGAKIIGFPRGAGASLPGYVEATGVDAVSIDWTAEPSLIREKVQSRVAVQGNLDPLALIAGGDALNRAIDDVLANFAGGRLIFNLGHGIQPETPIAHVEQLVKRVRAYKGSI, encoded by the coding sequence ATGACAATCATAGTTGTCGACCAGCATCGGAAACGCCGCTTGACACAGTCTTTCCCCGTCAACCCCTTTTTAGAAGTGCTCTCCGGCCGCCGCCAGCCGGTTCCGCCGCTCTGGATGATGCGACAGGCTGGCCGTTACTTGCCCGAATATCGCGACGTGCGCGCCAGGGCCGGCGGCTTTCTCGATCTCTGCTTCACACCTGATCTCGCCGCCGAAGTGACGCTGCAGCCGATCCGCCGCTTCAACTTCGATGCGGCGATCATCTTCTCGGATATTCTCGTTGTGCCCTATGCACTCGGGCGTGATGTCAGGTTCGAGGTCGGCGAAGGACCGCGGCTCGATCCCTTGGACACGCCGGACAAGGTCGGCACACTTTCCTCGACCGGGGATCTCACCAAGCTCGAGCCGGTGTTCGAAGCGCTGCGCCGCGTCCGCCGCGAGCTCGATCCGAAGATCGCGCTTATCGGATTTTGCGGCGCACCGTGGACGGTTGCGACCTACATGGTCGCGGGACACGGCACGCCGGATCAGGCGCCGGCACGGATGATGGCCTATCGCCATCCCGAAGCATTTGCGCAGATTATCGACACGATCGTCGAGAACTCGATTCACTACCTGCTGGGGCAACTCGCCGCCGGCGCTGACGTGCTGCAGATCTTCGACACCTGGGCTGGAGTGCTCCCGCCGCGCGAATTCCGGCGCTGGTCGGTCGAACCGACCAGGCGCATCGTCGAAGGCGTCCGCAGGCAGGTCCCGGGCGCAAAGATCATCGGCTTTCCACGCGGCGCTGGTGCGTCGCTGCCAGGATATGTCGAGGCAACCGGCGTCGATGCGGTCAGCATCGACTGGACGGCGGAACCGTCGCTGATCCGTGAAAAGGTTCAGAGCCGCGTTGCGGTGCAAGGCAATCTGGATCCGCTGGCTCTGATCGCCGGCGGGGACGCTCTGAATCGGGCGATCGATGACGTGCTTGCGAATTTCGCCGGTGGCCGGCTGATCTTCAATCTTGGCCACGGCATCCAGCCAGAGACCCCGATCGCACATGTCGAGCAGCTGGTGAAGCGGGTTCGGGCCTACAAGGGATCGATTTAG
- the hemF gene encoding oxygen-dependent coproporphyrinogen oxidase encodes MHGTEPIREGSNGLAGRRRAEAKVWFESLRDRICAEVEVLEREAPAELFPGEPATFTYKPWQRATGSGGGTGGFLSGGRLFEKIGIHTSSANGMLTPEMAKTLPGDGVQLDYVSTSISLIMHPRSPRVPTVHMNTRFLSTAKGWFGGGADLTPMLPEQRSQDAPDAMMFHAAMKCACDAHDPDYYGKFKPRADTYFFLPHRGQARGVGGIFYDHLDTGDFEKDFAFTRDVGLALLDVYPRIVRRRMMEPWTEAERTQQLACRGLYVEFNLLYDRGTMFGLQTGGNIETILSSMPPLVSWA; translated from the coding sequence ATGCACGGGACCGAGCCCATCCGGGAAGGCAGCAACGGTCTCGCCGGACGGCGGCGCGCGGAAGCGAAAGTCTGGTTCGAATCGCTGCGCGACAGGATCTGCGCCGAGGTCGAGGTGCTCGAGCGTGAGGCGCCGGCCGAGCTGTTTCCGGGCGAGCCCGCCACCTTCACCTACAAGCCCTGGCAGCGCGCGACGGGCAGCGGCGGCGGCACCGGCGGCTTTCTCAGCGGCGGGAGATTGTTCGAGAAGATCGGTATTCACACCTCATCGGCCAATGGCATGCTTACCCCAGAGATGGCCAAAACGCTGCCGGGCGACGGCGTTCAGCTCGACTATGTCTCCACCAGCATCAGCCTGATCATGCATCCGCGCAGTCCGCGGGTGCCGACGGTGCACATGAATACGCGTTTTCTGTCGACAGCGAAGGGGTGGTTCGGCGGCGGTGCCGATCTCACGCCGATGCTGCCGGAGCAGAGAAGCCAGGATGCGCCTGACGCCATGATGTTTCACGCGGCGATGAAGTGCGCTTGCGACGCTCACGATCCCGATTATTACGGTAAGTTCAAACCCAGGGCCGATACCTATTTTTTCCTCCCGCACCGAGGTCAGGCGCGAGGCGTCGGCGGCATCTTCTACGACCATCTCGACACCGGCGACTTCGAGAAGGATTTTGCCTTCACGCGCGATGTCGGGCTTGCCTTGCTGGATGTCTATCCCCGGATCGTGCGCCGGCGGATGATGGAACCGTGGACCGAAGCGGAGCGCACGCAGCAGCTCGCCTGCCGTGGACTCTATGTCGAGTTCAATCTGCTCTACGACCGCGGCACCATGTTCGGACTTCAGACCGGCGGCAACATCGAGACCATTTTGAGCTCGATGCCGCCGCTGGTGAGCTGGGCGTAG
- a CDS encoding magnesium chelatase subunit D, translating into MTGAAVWSDAVTAARLFAADPSGTGGVLLRSRAGPVRDRWLAMLRTALPPSSNVKHLPLNIADGRLLGGLDLNATLLAGRPVAERGLLAEADGGVLILAMAERLSAATTAHVTAAMDAGETIVERDGLSLRMPARFGVIALDEGADDEFASASLRDRLALHLDLNAIGVRDAEEFALDVGEIAAARARLPSLKADAAQIEALCTAATALGITSLRAPLLALRIACAGAALAGHSRIEQEDLALAARLVLAPRALVFPPADEAAQPEQPPPSTEDEADVSGGEDQTPDIDRALDEVILAAARAAIPPDVLAALRTGSVGRSRPRSSGKAGALQKSSKRGRPAGVLRGELRAGAKLNLIETLRAAAPWQPLRRREATGVGEGSRPRILVRKDDFRISRFRQRTETVTIFLVDASGSAALHRLAEAKGAVELLLADCYIRRDQVALISFRGSVAELLLPPTRSLARAKRGLAGLPGGGGTPLAAGLDAAFVLADSVRRKGQTPTVIVLTDGRANIARDGGQGRLRAEDDARSAARQLRGAGVDVVLVDTSPRPGISGEAIAKEMGARYLPLPHADAATLSKAVLASVG; encoded by the coding sequence ATGACCGGCGCCGCCGTCTGGTCCGATGCGGTGACGGCGGCACGATTATTCGCCGCGGACCCGTCGGGGACCGGTGGCGTGTTGTTGAGATCACGCGCCGGACCGGTGCGGGATCGTTGGCTGGCCATGCTCCGTACGGCGTTGCCGCCATCCTCCAACGTGAAGCATCTGCCGCTCAACATCGCCGATGGCCGTCTGCTCGGTGGCCTCGATCTCAACGCGACGCTACTGGCGGGCAGGCCGGTTGCGGAACGCGGTCTGCTCGCGGAGGCTGATGGCGGTGTCCTCATTCTGGCGATGGCGGAGCGGCTGTCCGCAGCAACGACCGCCCATGTCACAGCCGCGATGGACGCCGGGGAGACCATCGTCGAGCGCGACGGCCTGTCGCTTCGGATGCCTGCGCGTTTCGGCGTCATCGCCCTCGACGAAGGTGCTGACGATGAATTCGCGTCGGCGTCTCTGCGCGATCGTCTGGCGCTCCACCTCGATCTCAACGCGATCGGCGTCCGTGACGCCGAGGAATTCGCGCTTGATGTCGGGGAAATTGCGGCCGCACGCGCGAGGCTGCCGTCCCTCAAGGCCGACGCTGCCCAGATCGAGGCCCTCTGTACGGCGGCCACGGCACTTGGGATCACATCGTTGCGTGCGCCATTGCTGGCGCTGCGGATCGCCTGCGCCGGCGCCGCGCTTGCAGGTCATTCCAGAATTGAACAGGAAGACCTCGCTTTGGCCGCGCGGTTGGTGCTGGCCCCGCGTGCGCTGGTGTTTCCGCCAGCAGATGAGGCAGCCCAACCCGAGCAGCCACCACCGTCAACTGAAGATGAAGCTGATGTGTCCGGTGGCGAAGATCAAACCCCCGACATCGATCGCGCGCTCGACGAAGTCATTCTGGCCGCAGCCCGGGCAGCAATCCCGCCGGATGTGCTGGCAGCCCTTCGGACGGGATCTGTGGGACGATCGCGCCCTCGTTCCTCCGGCAAGGCCGGCGCATTGCAGAAATCCAGCAAGCGCGGGCGGCCGGCCGGTGTGCTGCGCGGCGAATTGCGCGCCGGTGCCAAGCTCAACCTGATCGAAACCTTGCGCGCGGCGGCGCCATGGCAACCTCTGCGGCGCCGCGAGGCGACCGGGGTGGGCGAGGGATCGCGACCCCGCATTTTGGTCCGCAAGGATGACTTCCGCATCTCGCGGTTCAGGCAGCGCACGGAGACGGTCACGATTTTCCTTGTCGATGCGTCCGGCTCCGCAGCATTGCATCGACTGGCGGAGGCCAAGGGTGCGGTCGAGTTGCTTCTGGCGGATTGCTACATCCGGCGAGACCAGGTCGCGCTGATTTCGTTTCGCGGCAGTGTCGCGGAGTTGCTGCTGCCGCCGACCCGTTCGTTGGCGCGCGCTAAACGTGGTCTTGCAGGACTGCCGGGCGGCGGCGGTACGCCGCTGGCCGCGGGGCTCGATGCGGCTTTCGTGTTGGCGGATTCGGTCCGCCGCAAGGGACAGACGCCGACCGTGATCGTCCTGACCGACGGCCGTGCCAACATCGCACGCGATGGCGGGCAGGGGCGTCTGCGTGCCGAGGACGACGCGAGGAGCGCAGCGCGGCAATTGCGCGGCGCCGGTGTCGACGTTGTCCTGGTCGATACGTCGCCGCGTCCGGGCATCTCAGGTGAAGCCATCGCCAAGGAGATGGGCGCACGCTATCTGCCGCTGCCGCACGCGGACGCCGCGACTTTGTCAAAAGCAGTGCTCGCCAGCGTCGGCTAA
- a CDS encoding carotenoid 1,2-hydratase, producing the protein MGSSQPARGPDFARIVPPNGYAWWYVDALSDDGQNGITVIAFIGSVFSPYYAFARRKGPADPLDHCAVNVAVYRSGGNRWAMTERPRGAVSRTMDKFAVGPSHLSWDGNALTINVDEISVPIPGRLRGTIRLVPIAITPQAFTLNQDGNHQWWPIAPCARVQVRLDHPRLSWQGDGYFDTNHGDAPLEQGFSHWQWSRGAMQDRTAILYEAQRRDGSRVDLAMTFDPDGRMRAFEPPPTVDLRRTGWRVARSVRSEHTAEIVKTLEDAPFYARSVVSARLLGEPVTLMHESLSLDRFKMPIVQAMLPFRMPRARR; encoded by the coding sequence ATCGGCAGCAGCCAGCCTGCTCGCGGACCTGACTTCGCAAGGATCGTTCCGCCAAACGGCTATGCGTGGTGGTATGTCGACGCGCTGAGCGACGACGGGCAGAACGGCATCACCGTCATCGCCTTCATCGGCAGCGTGTTCTCACCGTATTACGCCTTCGCACGGCGCAAGGGACCGGCCGATCCGCTCGATCATTGCGCCGTCAATGTCGCGGTTTATCGCAGCGGCGGCAATCGCTGGGCCATGACGGAGCGGCCGCGCGGGGCGGTCAGCCGCACCATGGACAAGTTTGCAGTAGGCCCAAGCCATCTGTCCTGGGACGGCAATGCGCTGACCATCAATGTCGACGAAATTTCGGTACCGATCCCCGGACGTTTGCGTGGCACCATCCGTTTGGTGCCGATCGCGATCACGCCGCAGGCCTTCACGCTAAACCAGGACGGCAATCATCAATGGTGGCCGATAGCGCCATGCGCGCGTGTGCAGGTGAGGCTCGATCATCCGCGCCTGAGCTGGCAGGGTGACGGCTATTTCGACACGAACCATGGCGACGCACCGCTGGAGCAGGGCTTTTCCCACTGGCAATGGTCGCGCGGCGCGATGCAGGACCGCACGGCGATCCTTTACGAAGCGCAGCGCCGCGACGGCAGCCGGGTGGACCTCGCGATGACCTTCGATCCTGATGGACGGATGCGGGCCTTCGAACCTCCGCCGACTGTGGACCTGAGGCGCACCGGCTGGCGCGTCGCCCGCAGCGTGCGCAGCGAGCACACCGCCGAGATCGTCAAGACCCTCGAAGATGCGCCGTTCTATGCCCGTTCGGTCGTCTCGGCGAGGCTGCTCGGCGAGCCCGTGACGCTGATGCACGAAAGCCTGTCACTCGATCGCTTCAAGATGCCGATCGTCCAGGCCATGCTGCCATTTCGCATGCCGCGAGCGCGGAGGTAA
- a CDS encoding phytoene/squalene synthase family protein: MTIRLDPIDMAACRDLLKGGSRTFNAASKVLPRWVADPAIALYAFCRLADDAVDLGNDRAAAVARLRDRLDRAYRQQPMNFAPDRLLADVVTKFCIPRELPEALLEGLAWDAEVRRYETFQDLTAYAARVAGAVGAMMTLIMGQRTPEIVARACDLGIAMQFTNIARDVGEDARAGRLYLPQSWLREAGIDPDIWLATPCFTPDVAAIVQRLLDAADVFYSRATHGIANLPIGCRPGIYAARALYAEIGRELERSGLDPVSSRAVVSSKRKLAVLARTLLLPSTEWAPARKLDVKTADIEETRFLVDAVAATPLRDTTQPRRRPIEDRVVWVIDLFERLERRDQLQRTASYR, from the coding sequence ATGACGATACGGCTCGATCCCATCGACATGGCTGCCTGCCGCGATCTGCTCAAAGGCGGTTCGCGGACGTTCAATGCAGCCTCGAAGGTGCTGCCGCGCTGGGTCGCCGATCCCGCCATCGCGCTCTACGCATTCTGTCGTTTGGCCGATGATGCCGTCGATCTCGGCAACGATCGCGCCGCGGCTGTGGCGCGGCTGCGGGACCGGCTTGATCGTGCCTATCGACAGCAGCCAATGAACTTCGCTCCTGATCGCCTGCTCGCCGATGTCGTCACGAAATTCTGCATTCCGCGCGAGCTGCCGGAAGCGCTGCTCGAAGGGCTGGCATGGGATGCGGAGGTCCGCCGCTATGAGACGTTTCAGGATCTCACTGCCTACGCCGCGAGGGTCGCTGGCGCTGTCGGCGCGATGATGACACTGATCATGGGGCAGCGTACCCCCGAGATCGTCGCGCGCGCCTGCGATCTCGGCATCGCGATGCAGTTTACCAACATTGCCCGCGATGTCGGCGAAGATGCTCGCGCCGGCCGGCTCTATCTGCCCCAGTCGTGGCTGCGTGAGGCAGGGATCGACCCGGACATTTGGCTGGCGACCCCTTGCTTCACGCCTGATGTCGCGGCCATCGTGCAGCGGCTGCTCGATGCGGCCGATGTCTTCTATTCGCGCGCGACGCACGGCATCGCCAATCTGCCGATTGGCTGCCGCCCCGGCATTTACGCCGCCCGCGCGCTCTATGCTGAAATCGGCCGCGAGCTAGAGCGGAGCGGGCTCGATCCGGTGTCGAGCCGTGCGGTCGTTTCGTCCAAACGCAAGCTCGCGGTCCTGGCGCGGACGCTGCTCCTGCCGTCAACGGAATGGGCACCCGCGAGAAAACTTGACGTCAAGACCGCTGATATCGAAGAGACTCGCTTCCTGGTCGACGCTGTAGCGGCAACGCCGCTGCGCGACACCACACAGCCGCGGCGAAGGCCGATCGAGGACCGCGTGGTTTGGGTGATCGACCTGTTCGAGCGGCTGGAACGCCGCGATCAGCTGCAACGAACGGCCTCCTACCGGTAG
- the bchO gene encoding alpha/beta fold hydrolase BchO, translating to MSGLVWSRDSTDWPNRNASVFVEAAGIRWHVQRMGEGPSLLLIHGTGAATHSWRELLPLLAQHFSVVAPDLPGHGFTQSPPADRLSLSGMAADVGALLRKLDVRPEIMVGHSAGAAILARMCLAGRMAPRLLIAINGAFMPFGGIANHLFSPLANLLVMNPLVPRVFAWQASRAGAVERLIANTGSTIDQEGIALYRKLVRNPAHVAAALRMMANWKLEPLLHDLPRLSTALVLVAANNDRSISPEVARQVREILPSALIERLPGLGHLAHEEQPQLVAQIILTYARTTAAEPTAQKM from the coding sequence GTGTCCGGTCTCGTCTGGAGCCGTGATAGTACGGACTGGCCCAATCGGAATGCCAGTGTGTTCGTCGAAGCGGCCGGGATCCGCTGGCATGTGCAGCGAATGGGCGAGGGGCCGTCGCTGCTCTTGATCCACGGCACCGGCGCCGCAACGCATTCGTGGCGCGAATTGCTGCCGCTGCTGGCCCAGCATTTCTCGGTGGTTGCGCCGGATTTGCCGGGACACGGATTTACGCAATCACCGCCGGCCGATCGGTTGTCCCTATCGGGCATGGCGGCCGACGTCGGCGCGCTGCTACGCAAACTCGATGTCAGGCCGGAAATCATGGTCGGTCATTCTGCGGGGGCGGCGATATTGGCGCGCATGTGTCTCGCCGGCCGCATGGCGCCGCGCCTGCTGATCGCCATCAATGGCGCCTTCATGCCGTTCGGCGGCATCGCCAATCATCTGTTCTCGCCCCTGGCAAATCTGCTGGTGATGAATCCGCTGGTGCCCCGCGTGTTCGCCTGGCAGGCATCCCGAGCCGGCGCCGTCGAGCGGTTGATCGCCAACACCGGTTCGACGATCGATCAGGAGGGGATTGCGCTCTATCGCAAACTGGTGCGAAATCCCGCGCATGTCGCGGCTGCGCTGCGGATGATGGCGAACTGGAAACTCGAACCGCTGCTGCACGATCTGCCACGGCTGTCGACGGCGCTGGTGTTGGTGGCTGCCAACAATGATCGCTCGATATCGCCTGAGGTCGCGCGACAGGTTCGCGAGATTCTTCCAAGCGCCCTGATCGAGCGCCTGCCTGGACTGGGGCATCTCGCGCACGAGGAGCAGCCGCAGCTTGTCGCGCAGATCATCCTGACATACGCGCGCACAACTGCTGCCGAGCCAACGGCGCAAAAAATGTAA
- the crtD gene encoding 1-hydroxycarotenoid 3,4-desaturase CrtD, which translates to MPRDRVVVVGSGVAGLVSAFALAARGLDVTVLERAAAPGGKMRQIAIGASLIDSGPTVFTMRWVFDELFAAAGQNFADHVRLSPLDILARHAWDDHAQLDLFADQERTVDAIGDLAGAEEADGYRAFCRDTRRIYEILEKPFLRAPHPSMGGLIGADGLRGVMRLPQIKPFSSMWSALGRYFADPRLRQLFGRYATYCGSSPYLAPATLMLVAHVEREGVWSIDGGMHTLAKALADCASSFGATIRYGEEVSEVLISGGRASGVRLASGERIVADAVIVNADVGAIADGMLGVPARRAATAIPLRARSLSAMAWSVVAKPDGFPLHRHNVFFSSDYAAEFDDIFAHDRLPREPTVYVCAQDRDDGIAAGGPERFLVLVNAPANGDRHVYDAMEVAQCAQRTFGMLERRGLRLQPQADAMQVTTPADFNRMFPATGGALYGRSSHGWTASFQRPGARTRIPRLYLAGGSTHPGPGVPMAALSGRSAAASLLADLTSQGSFRQTAMRGGMSTR; encoded by the coding sequence ATGCCCAGAGATCGTGTTGTCGTTGTCGGCAGCGGCGTCGCAGGGCTGGTTTCCGCCTTCGCGCTCGCAGCACGCGGCCTCGACGTGACTGTCCTCGAACGGGCCGCCGCGCCAGGTGGGAAGATGCGGCAGATCGCGATCGGCGCCTCGCTGATCGACAGCGGTCCAACCGTGTTCACGATGCGTTGGGTGTTCGACGAATTGTTCGCGGCCGCTGGCCAAAATTTCGCGGATCACGTTCGCTTGAGCCCGCTGGATATTCTCGCAAGACACGCCTGGGACGACCACGCTCAGCTCGATCTGTTTGCCGATCAGGAACGCACCGTCGATGCGATCGGCGATCTTGCGGGTGCGGAGGAAGCGGATGGCTATCGCGCCTTCTGCCGGGATACCAGGCGCATTTACGAGATTCTCGAAAAGCCATTCCTGCGTGCCCCCCACCCGAGCATGGGCGGACTGATCGGAGCCGACGGCCTTCGCGGGGTTATGCGATTGCCGCAGATCAAGCCGTTCTCGTCGATGTGGTCGGCGCTGGGACGATATTTCGCAGATCCGAGGCTACGACAGTTGTTCGGACGCTACGCGACCTATTGCGGATCGTCGCCGTATCTGGCGCCTGCGACGCTGATGCTGGTCGCGCATGTCGAGCGCGAAGGCGTCTGGTCCATCGACGGCGGGATGCACACGCTCGCCAAGGCGTTGGCGGATTGCGCAAGCTCCTTCGGCGCTACGATCCGGTACGGCGAAGAGGTCAGCGAAGTCCTGATCTCCGGCGGCCGCGCGAGTGGCGTCAGGCTGGCAAGCGGCGAGCGTATTGTCGCGGACGCAGTGATCGTCAATGCAGATGTCGGCGCCATCGCCGATGGAATGCTCGGCGTCCCTGCCCGTCGCGCCGCAACGGCGATCCCGCTTCGCGCCCGCTCGCTGTCAGCCATGGCATGGAGCGTCGTCGCAAAGCCTGATGGTTTTCCGCTGCACCGGCACAACGTCTTTTTCTCGAGCGACTATGCAGCCGAGTTCGACGACATTTTCGCGCATGACCGGCTCCCGCGCGAGCCGACCGTCTATGTCTGCGCCCAGGATCGCGACGATGGCATCGCGGCGGGCGGTCCCGAGCGATTTCTGGTGCTGGTCAACGCGCCCGCAAATGGCGACCGGCATGTCTACGATGCAATGGAGGTGGCACAATGCGCGCAGCGGACATTTGGCATGCTGGAGCGACGCGGCCTGCGACTCCAGCCACAAGCGGATGCGATGCAAGTGACGACGCCAGCGGATTTCAACCGGATGTTTCCGGCCACCGGCGGCGCGCTGTACGGCCGCAGTTCGCACGGATGGACGGCGTCTTTCCAGCGGCCGGGAGCACGAACCAGAATTCCGCGCCTGTACCTGGCGGGCGGCAGCACGCATCCGGGTCCGGGCGTGCCGATGGCGGCCTTGTCGGGCCGATCGGCAGCAGCCAGCCTGCTCGCGGACCTGACTTCGCAAGGATCGTTCCGCCAAACGGCTATGCGTGGTGGTATGTCGACGCGCTGA
- a CDS encoding phytoene desaturase, whose product MLDSTSARPTSITPLHRQPHAVVIGSGFGGLAAAIRLGVKGYRVTVLEKLDAPGGRAYVYRQDGFTFDAGPTIVTAPFLFEELWKLCGRKMSDDVTLVPVSPFYRIRFQDGSHFDYSGDAGAMRREIARFSPGDVDGYDAYMKASEEIFKVGFERLGDVPFSRWTDMAKIAPEMLRLSSYRSVYALVSKFFRDTRLRVVFSFHPLLIGGNPLTASSIYCLIAFLERRWGVHFALGGTGRLVDGLVKLIEGQGGSLRCSQEVREIVVNNGVACGVRLVSGETIAADVVVSNADSAWTYRHLVPASARSRWTDRRIERARYSMSLFVWYFGTRRRYDEVPHHTILLGPRYKRLLADIFERKVLADDFSLYLHRPTATDTSLAPDGCDAFYVLSPVPHLQSGTDWSVVAEDYRQAIAGELSRTVLPGLENEIISSRLLTPQDFQDRLSSFRGAAFGLEPILTQSAWFRPHNRSEDIENLYLVGAGTHPGAGLPGVLSSARVLDSLVPDASHFASLVTA is encoded by the coding sequence ATGCTGGATTCAACGTCAGCCCGACCAACGTCGATAACGCCATTGCATCGCCAGCCGCATGCTGTGGTGATCGGCAGCGGCTTTGGCGGATTGGCCGCCGCAATCCGGCTCGGCGTCAAAGGTTACCGCGTCACGGTACTCGAGAAGCTCGATGCCCCCGGCGGCCGTGCCTATGTCTACCGGCAGGACGGCTTCACCTTCGATGCGGGGCCGACCATCGTCACCGCGCCGTTTCTGTTCGAGGAATTGTGGAAGTTGTGCGGACGAAAGATGTCCGACGACGTGACGCTGGTGCCGGTGTCGCCGTTCTACCGGATTCGGTTTCAGGACGGATCGCACTTCGACTATTCCGGCGATGCCGGCGCGATGCGCCGCGAGATCGCGCGATTTTCGCCTGGTGACGTTGATGGCTACGACGCCTACATGAAGGCCAGCGAAGAGATCTTCAAGGTCGGCTTCGAGCGGCTCGGCGACGTGCCGTTCAGCAGATGGACGGATATGGCGAAGATCGCGCCCGAGATGCTGCGGCTGTCGAGCTATCGCAGCGTCTACGCGCTGGTTTCGAAGTTCTTCCGCGACACGCGCCTGCGCGTCGTGTTCAGCTTTCATCCGCTTTTGATCGGCGGAAATCCTCTCACTGCGAGTTCGATCTATTGCCTAATCGCATTTCTGGAGCGGCGCTGGGGCGTGCATTTTGCGCTTGGCGGCACCGGACGGCTGGTCGATGGGCTGGTCAAACTGATCGAGGGGCAGGGTGGCAGTCTCCGCTGCAGCCAGGAGGTCCGCGAGATCGTCGTGAACAACGGTGTCGCTTGCGGCGTACGGCTGGTCTCAGGCGAGACCATTGCCGCCGATGTCGTGGTTTCCAACGCGGATTCCGCATGGACCTATCGGCACCTTGTGCCCGCATCGGCACGATCGCGCTGGACTGACAGGCGCATCGAACGTGCGCGTTATTCGATGAGCCTGTTCGTCTGGTACTTCGGCACACGTCGCAGATACGATGAGGTGCCGCACCACACGATCCTGCTGGGGCCGCGCTACAAGCGATTGCTGGCCGATATTTTCGAGCGCAAGGTTTTGGCCGACGATTTCAGCCTGTATCTGCATCGTCCGACTGCAACGGACACGTCCCTCGCACCCGACGGCTGCGACGCGTTCTACGTGCTCTCGCCGGTGCCGCATCTGCAAAGCGGCACCGACTGGAGCGTGGTGGCCGAGGATTATCGCCAGGCGATTGCTGGCGAGCTTTCGAGGACCGTGCTGCCCGGTCTGGAGAACGAGATCATCAGTTCGCGCCTGCTGACGCCGCAGGATTTTCAGGACCGGCTCTCCTCGTTTCGCGGCGCCGCCTTTGGGCTGGAGCCGATCCTCACGCAAAGCGCGTGGTTTCGCCCGCACAACAGAAGCGAAGATATCGAAAATTTGTATCTGGTGGGCGCCGGTACGCATCCCGGAGCAGGCCTGCCCGGCGTGCTCTCCTCGGCGCGCGTTCTGGATTCTCTGGTGCCCGATGCCTCACACTTTGCAAGCCTGGTGACCGCATGA
- a CDS encoding alpha/beta fold hydrolase: MSAAGPAINRAALRGAEELPAPVSGQRHEIGSPVGRLTYYSAGPDAPGKIPPLLLVHSINAAASAYEVKPLYEHYRRSRTVYALELPGFGHSERGKREYTVRMMTDAILIAVREIQSDFGRGPIDALAVSLSSEFLARAVSESPLAFRSLALVSPTGFTSRDKGTSVREGTRGKPWLHGFFEFPVWSEGFFRLLTSRRIIRYFLNKTWGSTDIDEGLLEYDYLTTHQPGAQHAPYYFVSGFLFSKDIPKIYNSLTLPVWMSHGVRGDFVDYANKTQVEGRANWTIRVFSTGAMPHFEAKAEFIAAYDAFLAGVPSAPPA; this comes from the coding sequence ATGAGCGCGGCCGGCCCGGCGATCAATCGCGCGGCGTTGCGTGGCGCAGAGGAATTGCCTGCGCCGGTCTCCGGCCAGCGTCACGAGATCGGTAGTCCCGTCGGGAGGTTGACCTATTATTCGGCCGGTCCCGACGCTCCCGGCAAAATTCCGCCGCTGTTGCTGGTCCACAGCATCAATGCCGCCGCTTCGGCTTACGAGGTCAAGCCACTTTACGAGCATTACCGCCGGAGCCGGACCGTTTACGCGCTCGAGCTTCCGGGGTTCGGCCATTCCGAGCGCGGAAAGCGCGAATACACCGTGCGCATGATGACCGATGCGATTTTGATCGCGGTCCGCGAAATTCAGAGCGATTTCGGCCGCGGCCCCATCGACGCACTGGCGGTGTCGCTGTCGTCGGAATTCCTTGCGCGCGCTGTCTCCGAATCGCCGCTGGCATTCCGCTCTCTGGCGCTCGTCAGTCCGACCGGTTTCACGTCCCGTGACAAGGGCACCAGCGTACGCGAGGGCACCCGCGGCAAACCGTGGCTGCATGGATTCTTCGAGTTTCCCGTGTGGAGCGAAGGCTTCTTCCGGCTGCTGACCAGCCGTCGCATCATCCGCTATTTCCTGAACAAGACCTGGGGCTCGACCGATATCGACGAGGGCTTGCTGGAGTACGACTATCTCACCACCCACCAACCCGGAGCTCAGCACGCTCCGTATTATTTCGTGTCCGGATTCCTGTTCAGCAAGGACATTCCAAAGATCTATAATTCACTGACCCTGCCGGTCTGGATGAGCCATGGCGTGCGGGGTGACTTCGTCGACTACGCCAACAAGACGCAAGTCGAGGGCCGCGCTAACTGGACGATTCGCGTGTTCTCGACCGGTGCGATGCCGCACTTCGAAGCCAAAGCCGAATTCATTGCGGCTTACGACGCGTTCCTTGCCGGCGTGCCGTCGGCACCGCCCGCGTAA